CTCTGGGGGCTGGTACTCGAGAAAGGTTGTGCTGATGCGGTCGTGTAATTCATTTAGGTTCTCGAGAAACTCGAGCATGGTGCTACCGGTAGAGCGCACCAAGGCATCGTAATCACGCGCCAAGGTATGATTTACCCAATGCTTGCCAAAAGCATGAAGCGCGGTATCCACATCGACCCCGAGCGCGTCGGAGGACGCAACGGCCAACCGGAACGTAATTTCATCGTCGTAACTGCGCATAGCGAGAAAGCTGTCACTGGGAACACCCGCCTTCGCAAGAACCTGCGCCCAAATAGCCTCACCGTGGCCCTCTGTCACCATGTCACGTAACGATTTGTTGATAACGCCATACATGAGTAACCCTCCTTAGGTTGAATTAGCAGAAGACGTGTCTTTACTAACCATCCTTCCACGCTTGGACTTTTCTGTAGATTGTGGAAGGTGCGACCTCCAATAAAATAGCGGCTCGATTGATATTTCCATCGCTGACCTCGATCGCATTCTGAATCGCCTCTTTTTCGACCAGCCAAAGTGGCCTAATTTCACCGGCGGGGGTGTCCAACGACTCAGGGGCAATGACTTCGGCACTTATGACCTCTGACTGACTATCAAATTGTGCGATCGCCTCATCAATAATATGGGTTCCTATCTCCGACCCAATCATCATCGTGGCAATCCATCGCAACATATTTTCCAACTGCCGAACATTGCCAGGCCACGCGTAGCTTAAAAGGCGTGCCTTAGCATCACCCGACAAAGGCTCAAGTGACCTTCCCGTCTCGACTGCAAGTCGATCCAACATGATTGAGGCGAGCTCAGGCACATCGCTCAAGCGCTCCCGTAAAGGTGGCAATCGAATGGGCAACACTTGCAGGCGGTAATATAAATCCTCTCGTAACCGCCCTGCTCTCACTTCCTCTAATAAATCCCTATTCGACGATGCGATGATCCGCACATCGGCGGACGCCTCCGCGCCCGCGCCTAGCGACCGGAAAACACCACTCTCGATAAATCTCAATAGCAAGGACTGAGCCGCGTAATCGAGCTCAGCGACCTCATCTAAAAATAAACTGCCACCTTCTGCACGCGACACCAGCCCCCGATGAACCCAACCCGTACCACCCTCACGCGCGTCTTCACCAAAAAATTCTCGCTCAAAGTTTGCGACCGAAATTGCAGCACAATCGACGACGATAAAGGGATCTGGAGCCCGAGCTGATAGATCATGAACTGCACGCGCGGTAAGCTCCTTTCCTGTGCCACTCTCGCCCAGAATAAGTACCGTCCCGTCAGCCGCTGCAATCCGTTCAACTGCATCATAAACTGCCCGCATTGGCGGCGACGACCCTATAAGACCGCCCAGCTGATCGCGAACTTGGGACAAAACGTCGATTTGATCATTGAGCTCTTTGCGCCGCATAGCGTTTTGAACGGTTACCCGTAAGCGAATCGAGTCAAAAGGCTTTGCCAGAAAGTCAGTTGCGCCACTATCGAGCGCGCGCTGGGCCCATTCGGTACCGTGTCCGGTCATAACAACCGTAACAGGCATCGGTTTAAGCGCCGCCGCGGGTGCGAGCAAATCGAGCCCATTACCGTCGGGCAATTCGATGTCAAGTAAGATAAAGTCTGGCGTCAAACCTTCTAAGCTTGATACGGCGTCATCGAGCGTTGTGGCTATATGAATATCCAAGCCAAGCCCACCTAAATAGGCCTCATAAATAGCACAGAGGGTTGCGCTATCCTCAACAATTAGTGCTTTCATTTGCCCCCTCTGCCATCAACGCCCATCAATCTTTCATCGTCTCGAAAATATGATCCATGGCTTTATCCGCGCGCTCAAACGCTCTCAAGACATCAGGCCTGAAATGTTCTGGCGCCGTTCGACCATCCCCTTCTAGGATAACCTGCATTGCTTGCTCATGGGTCATAGCTGCTTTGTAAGGCCGCTCTGATCTTAACGCATCATAAACATCGACAAGCGACGTTATCGAGGCTTCAATCGGAATTTCATTACCGGTTAAACCTCGGGGGTATCCACCTCCATTCCAACGCTCGTGGTGATTCAGAGCGATGCGTGCGGCCATCGCCATCACAGGAT
The Candidatus Paraluminiphilus aquimaris genome window above contains:
- a CDS encoding heme NO-binding domain-containing protein, which produces MYGVINKSLRDMVTEGHGEAIWAQVLAKAGVPSDSFLAMRSYDDEITFRLAVASSDALGVDVDTALHAFGKHWVNHTLARDYDALVRSTGSTMLEFLENLNELHDRISTTFLEYQPPEFRVSELEKNRMEVEYISHREGLNSFVSGLLVALSERFNEPMSIEAIEDLSVDAGTHTKFSLLMER
- a CDS encoding sigma-54-dependent transcriptional regulator produces the protein MKALIVEDSATLCAIYEAYLGGLGLDIHIATTLDDAVSSLEGLTPDFILLDIELPDGNGLDLLAPAAALKPMPVTVVMTGHGTEWAQRALDSGATDFLAKPFDSIRLRVTVQNAMRRKELNDQIDVLSQVRDQLGGLIGSSPPMRAVYDAVERIAAADGTVLILGESGTGKELTARAVHDLSARAPDPFIVVDCAAISVANFEREFFGEDAREGGTGWVHRGLVSRAEGGSLFLDEVAELDYAAQSLLLRFIESGVFRSLGAGAEASADVRIIASSNRDLLEEVRAGRLREDLYYRLQVLPIRLPPLRERLSDVPELASIMLDRLAVETGRSLEPLSGDAKARLLSYAWPGNVRQLENMLRWIATMMIGSEIGTHIIDEAIAQFDSQSEVISAEVIAPESLDTPAGEIRPLWLVEKEAIQNAIEVSDGNINRAAILLEVAPSTIYRKVQAWKDG